One Caretta caretta isolate rCarCar2 chromosome 6, rCarCar1.hap1, whole genome shotgun sequence genomic region harbors:
- the RPS6KL1 gene encoding ribosomal protein S6 kinase-like 1 isoform X1 yields the protein MSRVSRERLDSESCSRALSQARMYLEQIRSRVSPGGPDVHGAGKRDYLVDAAKQIRLALERDVSEDYEEAFNHYKNGVDVLLSGVQVDPNKERREAVKRKITQYLKRAEEIFNCHLQRTLGNGSSTATGYSSLRFRPIRTLSSAVENLRPCKVVGVIEKVQLVQDPATGGTFILKSLPKSHVETRERQTIIPHGVPFMAKLLHYYVSEDSIFLHLEHVQGGTLWSHLHSQPHLQQGSSDGPSNLIPKPSSALVGHGEKQRVGSRSGAGSQSSQSSSFCPENGTDLPTSANHHSPEIADQSSSQEQSPDHMDARRGTGCRFHTGPTNGREGVTGGKDLSATHTLFGVTDYVIMAMAKGRRDQSLAFQSRDLLTSSDDVSTVSEREASQQDTRLLADERPPQSPAAVPKAIGGGHLVKVASRVCQVSDAPWAQPTWSPVVPPGQRQLHPGTTLHSSSESCRCDSGGQESLRSRAREGEGHGQHREHPTAGQRGPPVHRSFQGDGQGTWDVNEELIRLWAAEMILALEGLHQQGVLCRDLNPRNLLLDGAGHIRLTFFGQWTEVEPQCCSQALEDMYSAPEVGGISELTEACDWWSFGSLLYELLTGMSLSQSHPSGIHPHTQLHLPERLSLPAASLLTELLQFDPKLRLGSGGGGVNKLKSHPFFSTIQWNKLVG from the exons ATGAGCAGAGTCTCCCGTGAGCGCCTGGACTCGGAGTCCTGCTCCCGGGCGCTCTCCCAGGCCCGAATGTATCTCGAGCAGATTCGGAGCCGTGTCTCTCCAGGGGGCCCTGATGTGCATGGAGCTGGGAAGCGGGATTACCTGGTGGATGCAGCAAAGCAGATCCGCCTGGCACTGGAGCGGGATGTGAGCGAGGACTATGAGGAGGCTTTCAATCACTACAAGAATGGCGTGGACGTGCTGCTCAGCGGTGTGCAGG tcgACCCCAATAAGGAGCGCCGTGAGGCTGTGAAGCGGAAGATCACACAGTATCTGAAACGGGCTGAGGAGATCTTTAACTGCCACCTGCAGCGGACTCTGGGGAATGGGAGTTCCACTGCCACg GGCTACAGCAGCCTTCGCTTTCGGCCCATCAGGACACTCAGCTCGGCTGTGGAGAACCTGAGGCCCTGCAAGGTTGTGGGAGTGATTGAGAAG GTGCAGTTAGTCCAGGATCCAGCCACTGGGGGGACCTTTATACTTAAG AGCCTCCCCAAATCCCATGTGGAGACCCGTGAGCGGCAGACCATCATCCCACACGGAGTCCCCTTCATGGCCAAGCTGCTGCACTATTATGTGAGCGAAGACTCCATTTTCCTCCACCTGGAGCATGTGCAGG GAGGGACACTCTGGTCCCATCTTCACTCCCAGCCTCATTTACAGCAAGGTTCCTCTGATGGCCCCAGTAACCTAATCCCAAAGCCCAGCTCCGCTCTGGTGGGCCATGGTGAGAAGCAGCGAGTAGGGAGCCGCTCGGGGGCTGGCTCTCAATCCAGCCAGAGCTCCAGCTTCTGCCCGGAGAATGGCACTGACCTCCCAACCTCTGCGAATCACCATTCACCAGAAATTGCTGACCAATCGTCCTCTCAGGAGCAGTCACCTGACCACATGGATGCCAGACGAGGGACTGGCTGCAGGTTCCATACTGGCCCCACCAATGGCCGTGAGGGAGTTACTGGGGGGAAGGATTTAAGTGCAACACACACTCTGTTTGGTGTCACTGATTATGTCATCATGGCAATGGCCAAGGGACGCAGGGACCAGAGCTTGGCCTTCCAGTCACGTGACTTGTTAACCAGCAGTGATGATGTCAGCACTGTATCAGAGAGGGAAGCTTCTCAGCAGGACACAAGGCTACTGGCTGATGAAAGGCCGCCCCAGTCTCCTGCTGCAGTCCCGAAGGCTATTGGAGGAGGCCACCTGGTGAAGGTGGCATCTCGAGTTTGCCAGGTGTCTGATGCTCCCTGGGCTCAGCCCACATGGTCCCCAGTGGTTCCCCCAGGACAAAGGCAGCTGCACCCTGGAACCACCCTGCACAGCTCCAGTGAGTCCTGCAGGTGTGATTCTGGGGGGCAGGAGTCATTGAGGAGCAGGGCCCGAGAAGGAGAAGgccatggtcagcacagagagcatCCAACTGCAGGACAGCGTGGGCCTCCAGTCCATCGCTCTTTCCaaggggatggtcaggggaccTGGGATGTGAACGAGGAACTCATCCGGCTGTGGGCAGCTGAAATGATCTTGGCTCTGGAGGGACTCCACCAACAGGGGGTGCTGTGCCGGGACCTCAACCCCAGAAACCTGCTGCTAGATGGTGCTG GTCACATCCGTCTCACCTTCTTTGGCCAGTGGACAGAGGTGGAGCCAcagtgctgcagccaggcccTGGAAGATATGTACAGCGCCCCAG AAGTGGGTGGGATTTCTGAGCTGACTGAGGCCTGTGACTGGTGGAGCTTTGGGTCCCTGCTGTATGAGTTACTGACCGGAATG TCGCTGTCCCAGAGCCACCCCTCGGGGATTCACCCTCACACCCAGCTGCACCTTCCGGAGAGGctcagcctgcctgctgcatccCTGCTCACTGAG CTGCTGCAGTTTGACCCCAAGCTACGCTTGGGCTCTGGAGGAGGTGGAGTCAACAAGCTGAAGAGCCATCCATTCTTCAGTACCATCCAGTGGAACAAGCTGGTTGGCTAG
- the RPS6KL1 gene encoding ribosomal protein S6 kinase-like 1 isoform X2 — MSRVSRERLDSESCSRALSQARMYLEQIRSRVSPGGPDVHGAGKRDYLVDAAKQIRLALERDVSEDYEEAFNHYKNGVDVLLSGVQVDPNKERREAVKRKITQYLKRAEEIFNCHLQRTLGNGSSTATGYSSLRFRPIRTLSSAVENLRPCKVVGVIEKVQLVQDPATGGTFILKSLPKSHVETRERQTIIPHGVPFMAKLLHYYVSEDSIFLHLEHVQGGTLWSHLHSQPHLQQGSSDGPSNLIPKPSSALVGHGEKQRVGSRSGAGSQSSQSSSFCPENGTDLPTSANHHSPEIADQSSSQEQSPDHMDARRGTGCRFHTGPTNGREGVTGGKDLSATHTLFGVTDYVIMAMAKGRRDQSLAFQSRDLLTSSDDVSTVSEREASQQDTRLLADERPPQSPAAVPKAIGGGHLVKVASRVCQVSDAPWAQPTWSPVVPPGQRQLHPGTTLHSSSESCRCDSGGQESLRSRAREGEGHGQHREHPTAGQRGPPVHRSFQGDGQGTWDVNEELIRLWAAEMILALEGLHQQGVLCRDLNPRNLLLDGAGHIRLTFFGQWTEVEPQCCSQALEDMYSAPEVGGISELTEACDWWSFGSLLYELLTGMCLLHRGLLTVCLSCSRCPRATPRGFTLTPSCTFRRGSACLLHPCSLSCCSLTPSYAWALEEVESTS, encoded by the exons ATGAGCAGAGTCTCCCGTGAGCGCCTGGACTCGGAGTCCTGCTCCCGGGCGCTCTCCCAGGCCCGAATGTATCTCGAGCAGATTCGGAGCCGTGTCTCTCCAGGGGGCCCTGATGTGCATGGAGCTGGGAAGCGGGATTACCTGGTGGATGCAGCAAAGCAGATCCGCCTGGCACTGGAGCGGGATGTGAGCGAGGACTATGAGGAGGCTTTCAATCACTACAAGAATGGCGTGGACGTGCTGCTCAGCGGTGTGCAGG tcgACCCCAATAAGGAGCGCCGTGAGGCTGTGAAGCGGAAGATCACACAGTATCTGAAACGGGCTGAGGAGATCTTTAACTGCCACCTGCAGCGGACTCTGGGGAATGGGAGTTCCACTGCCACg GGCTACAGCAGCCTTCGCTTTCGGCCCATCAGGACACTCAGCTCGGCTGTGGAGAACCTGAGGCCCTGCAAGGTTGTGGGAGTGATTGAGAAG GTGCAGTTAGTCCAGGATCCAGCCACTGGGGGGACCTTTATACTTAAG AGCCTCCCCAAATCCCATGTGGAGACCCGTGAGCGGCAGACCATCATCCCACACGGAGTCCCCTTCATGGCCAAGCTGCTGCACTATTATGTGAGCGAAGACTCCATTTTCCTCCACCTGGAGCATGTGCAGG GAGGGACACTCTGGTCCCATCTTCACTCCCAGCCTCATTTACAGCAAGGTTCCTCTGATGGCCCCAGTAACCTAATCCCAAAGCCCAGCTCCGCTCTGGTGGGCCATGGTGAGAAGCAGCGAGTAGGGAGCCGCTCGGGGGCTGGCTCTCAATCCAGCCAGAGCTCCAGCTTCTGCCCGGAGAATGGCACTGACCTCCCAACCTCTGCGAATCACCATTCACCAGAAATTGCTGACCAATCGTCCTCTCAGGAGCAGTCACCTGACCACATGGATGCCAGACGAGGGACTGGCTGCAGGTTCCATACTGGCCCCACCAATGGCCGTGAGGGAGTTACTGGGGGGAAGGATTTAAGTGCAACACACACTCTGTTTGGTGTCACTGATTATGTCATCATGGCAATGGCCAAGGGACGCAGGGACCAGAGCTTGGCCTTCCAGTCACGTGACTTGTTAACCAGCAGTGATGATGTCAGCACTGTATCAGAGAGGGAAGCTTCTCAGCAGGACACAAGGCTACTGGCTGATGAAAGGCCGCCCCAGTCTCCTGCTGCAGTCCCGAAGGCTATTGGAGGAGGCCACCTGGTGAAGGTGGCATCTCGAGTTTGCCAGGTGTCTGATGCTCCCTGGGCTCAGCCCACATGGTCCCCAGTGGTTCCCCCAGGACAAAGGCAGCTGCACCCTGGAACCACCCTGCACAGCTCCAGTGAGTCCTGCAGGTGTGATTCTGGGGGGCAGGAGTCATTGAGGAGCAGGGCCCGAGAAGGAGAAGgccatggtcagcacagagagcatCCAACTGCAGGACAGCGTGGGCCTCCAGTCCATCGCTCTTTCCaaggggatggtcaggggaccTGGGATGTGAACGAGGAACTCATCCGGCTGTGGGCAGCTGAAATGATCTTGGCTCTGGAGGGACTCCACCAACAGGGGGTGCTGTGCCGGGACCTCAACCCCAGAAACCTGCTGCTAGATGGTGCTG GTCACATCCGTCTCACCTTCTTTGGCCAGTGGACAGAGGTGGAGCCAcagtgctgcagccaggcccTGGAAGATATGTACAGCGCCCCAG AAGTGGGTGGGATTTCTGAGCTGACTGAGGCCTGTGACTGGTGGAGCTTTGGGTCCCTGCTGTATGAGTTACTGACCGGAATG TGCCTGCTGCACAGGGGTCTCCTCACTGTCTGTCTCTCCTGCAGTCGCTGTCCCAGAGCCACCCCTCGGGGATTCACCCTCACACCCAGCTGCACCTTCCGGAGAGGctcagcctgcctgctgcatccCTGCTCACTGAG CTGCTGCAGTTTGACCCCAAGCTACGCTTGGGCTCTGGAGGAGGTGGAGTCAACAAGCTGA
- the RPS6KL1 gene encoding ribosomal protein S6 kinase-like 1 isoform X3, translated as MSRVSRERLDSESCSRALSQARMYLEQIRSRVSPGGPDVHGAGKRDYLVDAAKQIRLALERDVSEDYEEAFNHYKNGVDVLLSGVQVDPNKERREAVKRKITQYLKRAEEIFNCHLQRTLGNGSSTATGYSSLRFRPIRTLSSAVENLRPCKVVGVIEKVQLVQDPATGGTFILKSLPKSHVETRERQTIIPHGVPFMAKLLHYYVSEDSIFLHLEHVQGHIRLTFFGQWTEVEPQCCSQALEDMYSAPEVGGISELTEACDWWSFGSLLYELLTGMSLSQSHPSGIHPHTQLHLPERLSLPAASLLTELLQFDPKLRLGSGGGGVNKLKSHPFFSTIQWNKLVG; from the exons ATGAGCAGAGTCTCCCGTGAGCGCCTGGACTCGGAGTCCTGCTCCCGGGCGCTCTCCCAGGCCCGAATGTATCTCGAGCAGATTCGGAGCCGTGTCTCTCCAGGGGGCCCTGATGTGCATGGAGCTGGGAAGCGGGATTACCTGGTGGATGCAGCAAAGCAGATCCGCCTGGCACTGGAGCGGGATGTGAGCGAGGACTATGAGGAGGCTTTCAATCACTACAAGAATGGCGTGGACGTGCTGCTCAGCGGTGTGCAGG tcgACCCCAATAAGGAGCGCCGTGAGGCTGTGAAGCGGAAGATCACACAGTATCTGAAACGGGCTGAGGAGATCTTTAACTGCCACCTGCAGCGGACTCTGGGGAATGGGAGTTCCACTGCCACg GGCTACAGCAGCCTTCGCTTTCGGCCCATCAGGACACTCAGCTCGGCTGTGGAGAACCTGAGGCCCTGCAAGGTTGTGGGAGTGATTGAGAAG GTGCAGTTAGTCCAGGATCCAGCCACTGGGGGGACCTTTATACTTAAG AGCCTCCCCAAATCCCATGTGGAGACCCGTGAGCGGCAGACCATCATCCCACACGGAGTCCCCTTCATGGCCAAGCTGCTGCACTATTATGTGAGCGAAGACTCCATTTTCCTCCACCTGGAGCATGTGCAGG GTCACATCCGTCTCACCTTCTTTGGCCAGTGGACAGAGGTGGAGCCAcagtgctgcagccaggcccTGGAAGATATGTACAGCGCCCCAG AAGTGGGTGGGATTTCTGAGCTGACTGAGGCCTGTGACTGGTGGAGCTTTGGGTCCCTGCTGTATGAGTTACTGACCGGAATG TCGCTGTCCCAGAGCCACCCCTCGGGGATTCACCCTCACACCCAGCTGCACCTTCCGGAGAGGctcagcctgcctgctgcatccCTGCTCACTGAG CTGCTGCAGTTTGACCCCAAGCTACGCTTGGGCTCTGGAGGAGGTGGAGTCAACAAGCTGAAGAGCCATCCATTCTTCAGTACCATCCAGTGGAACAAGCTGGTTGGCTAG